In the Amblyraja radiata isolate CabotCenter1 chromosome 13, sAmbRad1.1.pri, whole genome shotgun sequence genome, one interval contains:
- the LOC116979478 gene encoding EEF1A lysine methyltransferase 3-like has translation MATLKKTYSHVVRGDHGFTYKLHYPICGFNLEINVNPVSELEFGTVIWDGALGLCQYFDEHKTNFSQKKVIELGAGTGMLGILIALLGAEVTITDKPNLLRQIQQNVSVNIPSSDIPRVKVRALSWGHDHIQFPSDYDVIMGTDIVYIPESVPLILKTLQHLSNERTVIYLASTMSICPKVIASGYGALSEHFDSNLVHKRREAGSPGLNWTE, from the exons ATGGCGACGTTGAAAAAAACATATTCTCATGTTGTCCGCGGCGACCATGGTTTTACTTACAAACTGCACTACCCAATATGTGGTTTCAACCTAGAAATCAATGTGAATCCTGTATCTGAGCTGGAGTTTGGAACTGTCATCTGGGATGGT GCTCTTGGATTGTGCCAGTATTTTGATGAACACAAGACGAACTTTTCGCAGAAGAAAGTGATTGAACTCGGAGCCGGTACCGGAATGTTAGGTATTCTGATCGCCCTTCTCG GTGCTGAGGTCACCATTACCGACAAACCAAACCTTCTGAGGCAAATACAACAAAACGTGTCCGTCAACATCCCCTCTTCGGACATACCTCGCGTCAAGGTACGCGCTCTATCCTGGGGCCATGACCATATCCAGTTCCCATCCGACTACGACGTTATCATGGGCACAGATATTGTCTACATCCCAGAAAGCGTCCCTTTAATTCTAAAGACACTTCAGCATCTCAGCAACGAAAGGACGGTCATTTATTTGGCTTCTACAATGTCGATATGTCCCAAAGTGATCGCGTCTGGATATGGGGCCTTGTCTGAACATTTTGATTCTAACCTAGTCCACAA AAGGCGCGAAGCAGGTTCGCCGGGGCTTAACTGGACCGAGTGA